In one window of Vibrio sp. DW001 DNA:
- a CDS encoding SOS response-associated peptidase family protein has protein sequence MNIIDDPLAEAVSAALGISFFAKTNSDLCPSQQVSVVGKADCSLHQFELLWGVKPSWANRAIINAQAESVASKATFSASYISHRVVVPCSGWYEWKEEEGSKQKYLFSDIEDRPLYMAGIALANIQNLVTLTTQSNSQCATIHHRMPLLLRDSDVNSWLYGSVEQANALVSLPYQRELKITTSKPLSLQGVLF, from the coding sequence TTGAACATCATAGATGATCCGTTAGCGGAGGCCGTGAGTGCGGCGTTAGGTATAAGTTTTTTTGCTAAAACCAACTCTGACCTTTGTCCCTCTCAACAGGTCTCTGTTGTTGGAAAAGCGGATTGCTCACTGCATCAATTTGAACTTTTGTGGGGAGTTAAACCGAGTTGGGCCAATCGTGCGATCATCAATGCTCAGGCTGAAAGTGTGGCAAGTAAAGCGACGTTTAGCGCCTCATATATAAGTCACAGAGTCGTTGTTCCTTGTTCCGGATGGTATGAATGGAAAGAAGAGGAAGGAAGTAAACAGAAATATTTGTTTTCTGATATTGAAGACAGACCGCTTTATATGGCGGGTATCGCATTAGCGAATATCCAGAATCTGGTGACGTTAACCACTCAATCGAATTCACAGTGTGCAACCATTCACCATAGAATGCCGTTGTTACTCAGAGACAGTGATGTGAACTCTTGGTTATATGGCTCGGTAGAGCAAGCCAATGCGCTAGTGTCTCTGCCCTACCAAAGAGAGTTGAAAATAACGACGAGCAAGCCGCTATCTCTACAAGGGGTTCTTTTCTAG
- a CDS encoding DNA/RNA non-specific endonuclease, with product MKNLALFFFASLPLSVANSSTKIESPHCPIGCPEIQIDGNTMIFERLYALSQNPTTKFADWVAYEVDVQNFGTHTNRDWKNQPLLSEDETLEEKDYKNAYKQLKTDRGHQVPLASFTGNKYWYTLNYLSNITPQSSALNQNAWQELESKVREKAEFRDSLYVISGPIYSEDAMVLPAADEPHKIPSAYYKIIYKPNKNLSKGEAAVFIMPQDIDKNADFCNTLTDLKTLQPLLAYSLPQSLTDSTKMATRLDCN from the coding sequence ATGAAAAATCTCGCTTTATTCTTCTTCGCGTCTTTGCCTTTATCTGTGGCAAATTCATCAACAAAAATAGAAAGTCCACACTGTCCTATCGGTTGTCCAGAAATCCAAATAGATGGCAATACCATGATATTTGAACGACTTTATGCGTTATCCCAAAACCCCACCACAAAATTTGCCGACTGGGTTGCCTATGAAGTGGATGTGCAAAACTTTGGCACGCACACAAATAGGGACTGGAAGAATCAACCCCTGCTTTCAGAAGATGAAACACTAGAAGAGAAAGATTACAAGAATGCTTATAAACAACTAAAAACCGACCGAGGGCATCAGGTTCCACTCGCCAGCTTTACCGGCAACAAGTATTGGTACACATTAAATTACTTAAGTAATATCACCCCCCAATCAAGTGCTTTAAATCAGAATGCATGGCAAGAACTCGAAAGCAAGGTGAGAGAGAAAGCCGAGTTTAGAGACTCGTTATATGTGATAAGTGGGCCAATTTATTCAGAAGACGCCATGGTATTACCTGCCGCCGATGAACCTCATAAGATTCCTTCCGCTTATTACAAGATCATCTACAAACCGAATAAAAACCTTAGCAAAGGCGAGGCGGCTGTATTTATTATGCCTCAAGATATAGATAAAAATGCTGATTTTTGCAACACGTTAACGGACCTAAAAACGCTGCAACCACTGTTAGCGTACTCATTGCCCCAATCCTTGACAGACAGTACTAAGATGGCAACCAGACTCGATTGTAACTAG
- a CDS encoding pseudouridine synthase, producing the protein MRLDKFVCKSTELTKNEAIKRINAGDVLVNQCITMNESTQVHENNTIMLNGVELTARDFRYIMMHKPAGTICSNIDEAYPSLFNYVDIEKTTELHIAGRLDADTTGLVLITDDGRWSFNITTPTKQCNKVYRVGLSRVISDDVALTFKKGVKLQGEQQSTLPAILDVIGPKEALLTITEGKFHQVKRMFAAVGNRVVSLHREEIGDVCLDVAVGQWRYLTRDEIHSFTK; encoded by the coding sequence ATGCGCCTTGATAAATTTGTTTGTAAAAGTACTGAGTTAACAAAAAATGAAGCTATAAAACGGATAAATGCGGGTGATGTTTTGGTTAATCAGTGTATTACGATGAACGAGTCGACTCAGGTGCATGAAAACAATACGATAATGCTTAATGGTGTTGAATTAACGGCTCGTGATTTTCGCTATATAATGATGCATAAACCCGCCGGTACTATTTGTTCCAATATCGATGAAGCCTATCCATCTCTGTTTAATTATGTAGACATTGAAAAAACCACAGAGCTGCATATTGCAGGTCGCTTAGATGCGGATACAACAGGGTTGGTTTTGATTACGGATGATGGACGTTGGTCATTCAATATTACGACACCCACGAAGCAGTGCAACAAAGTATATCGAGTCGGTTTGTCGCGTGTGATTTCGGATGATGTTGCCTTAACGTTTAAAAAAGGTGTGAAGTTGCAAGGCGAACAGCAATCAACGTTGCCTGCCATATTGGATGTTATTGGCCCCAAAGAGGCGCTTTTAACCATCACTGAAGGTAAGTTTCATCAGGTTAAGCGTATGTTCGCCGCCGTAGGTAACCGAGTAGTTTCGCTTCATCGTGAAGAAATTGGAGATGTTTGTTTGGATGTTGCGGTTGGACAGTGGCGTTACTTGACACGCGATGAAATTCATTCCTTTACCAAGTAA
- a CDS encoding ABC transporter substrate-binding protein produces MKIRLLALLFVVSHSVQADEGCGEVTIADMNWTSASFMASVDRFILEKGFGCEASLVPGDTTPTSTSMLEKGEPDIAPEMWTNATKKLLDQGVADKRIRYGGASLSDGGEEGFWVPKFMVDKYPEMATIEGVIKHAKLFKHPENPDASAFYGCPAGWNCQISATNLFRALKLDEAGFDLIDPGSSAGLSGSLAKANIRGEAWFGYYWAPTAIFGRYDMVKVDFGSGIDIEEFLSCTTIDDCESPKVTMYPPSTVATIITEPFAAREPQITDYLNKRSFTNKEMSAVLAWIEENQADGEGAMEYFLAEQPEIWRKWVSPDVADKVANAL; encoded by the coding sequence ATGAAAATCAGACTACTAGCTTTGCTATTTGTCGTGAGCCACTCAGTACAAGCCGATGAAGGGTGTGGAGAAGTAACTATTGCAGATATGAACTGGACGTCTGCGAGCTTTATGGCGAGCGTCGACCGTTTTATTCTTGAGAAAGGTTTTGGTTGCGAGGCATCTTTAGTTCCGGGAGACACCACACCAACTAGTACTTCGATGCTCGAAAAAGGTGAACCTGATATTGCCCCTGAAATGTGGACGAATGCGACTAAAAAATTGCTAGACCAAGGTGTCGCCGACAAACGGATTCGCTATGGTGGTGCTTCACTGAGCGATGGTGGTGAAGAAGGCTTTTGGGTCCCTAAATTCATGGTGGACAAATACCCAGAAATGGCAACTATTGAGGGTGTGATCAAGCACGCTAAACTATTTAAACACCCAGAAAACCCTGATGCTTCAGCATTCTATGGCTGTCCTGCGGGTTGGAACTGCCAAATTTCAGCAACCAATCTGTTTCGAGCTCTAAAACTGGATGAAGCGGGCTTTGACCTAATTGATCCAGGATCAAGTGCAGGACTGTCAGGCTCTCTTGCCAAAGCGAACATACGTGGAGAGGCTTGGTTTGGTTACTACTGGGCTCCAACCGCAATCTTTGGTCGGTACGATATGGTCAAGGTCGATTTCGGTTCAGGCATCGATATCGAAGAGTTTCTTAGTTGTACCACAATCGATGATTGCGAATCACCTAAAGTCACCATGTATCCACCGTCAACAGTGGCGACTATCATCACTGAACCATTCGCAGCTCGCGAACCTCAAATAACGGATTACCTGAATAAGCGTAGCTTTACCAATAAAGAGATGAGTGCGGTACTCGCTTGGATAGAAGAGAATCAGGCCGATGGCGAGGGTGCCATGGAGTACTTCTTGGCTGAGCAACCTGAGATCTGGCGAAAATGGGTATCTCCAGACGTCGCCGACAAAGTGGCTAACGCTCTTTAA
- a CDS encoding tRNA (adenine(22)-N(1))-methyltransferase TrmK: MKLSKRLIQIEQMVTSDYVHVWDCCCDHGFLGAALLSHQVSSTIHFVDIVPELMAELNGKLHRFYSNSSWETHCLDVAKLPLDQYEGKLLIIIAGVGGDLMITFIDAIHQKHSGLDIDFLLCPVHHQFALRQKLIELDYRLKNEVLVEDNQRFYEVILVSSTKEENRQIGPVGEKIWQSESSNQAAIAEKYLNKTLNHYSRIQQGNTTNVQPIIDAYRLVKISY; this comes from the coding sequence TTGAAGCTCAGTAAGAGATTAATACAAATAGAACAAATGGTGACATCAGACTATGTCCACGTTTGGGATTGCTGCTGTGATCACGGCTTCCTTGGTGCTGCTTTACTGTCTCACCAAGTCTCTTCAACGATCCATTTTGTTGATATTGTGCCCGAGCTAATGGCTGAATTAAACGGCAAGCTTCATCGTTTTTACTCAAATTCATCATGGGAGACTCACTGCCTTGACGTCGCCAAGCTACCTTTAGATCAATATGAAGGGAAGCTCCTAATTATCATCGCTGGCGTTGGCGGTGATTTGATGATCACGTTCATCGATGCGATTCATCAGAAGCATTCAGGATTAGATATTGATTTTTTACTCTGTCCTGTTCATCACCAATTTGCATTACGTCAAAAGCTCATCGAACTTGATTATCGACTGAAAAACGAAGTTCTCGTTGAAGACAACCAACGCTTCTATGAAGTTATTCTGGTTTCGTCAACGAAAGAAGAAAACAGGCAAATTGGTCCGGTTGGAGAAAAAATTTGGCAATCTGAATCATCGAATCAAGCTGCAATAGCTGAAAAATACTTGAATAAAACGCTTAACCATTACAGCCGAATTCAGCAGGGCAACACAACCAATGTTCAACCCATTATTGATGCGTATCGTTTGGTAAAGATCTCATACTGA
- a CDS encoding alpha/beta fold hydrolase has product MQKRFIDGSTLYRQHRFTLPLNYQDGEGEQIQVFARELVDLAKDNHDLPWLVYFQGGPGFPSPRVSGESGWLKRALQDYRVLLLDQRGTGNSSVVNQESLAHLSAEKQAEYLSHFRADNIVRDAEAIREQFGIEQWATLGQSFGGFCTLSYLSLFPQSLLRCYVTGGIPSIYRHADDVYMATYKRVTDKNNGFFAQFPQAQDMCCDIAQYLLENQVTLPNGQHFTVEQFQLIGINLGRGGANLPLYYMLEGAFIEVNGDKQLNYGFLSQMQQEQSYLTNPIYAILHESIYCQGFASNWSAHRVREHYSQFNYRIGDRFWFTGEMVYPWMFRQLKTLESLREAANRLAEKDDWGDLYNAETLSKNRVPVACAAYADDMYVELDYTRETLENIPMSKVWITNEYEHNGLGVDGEKILDRLITMANALDNLPK; this is encoded by the coding sequence GTGCAAAAGCGTTTTATTGATGGATCGACCCTGTATCGCCAACACCGTTTTACATTGCCGCTTAATTATCAAGATGGTGAAGGTGAACAGATACAGGTGTTCGCCCGTGAGCTTGTTGATTTAGCCAAAGATAACCACGACCTTCCTTGGTTGGTTTACTTTCAAGGTGGCCCTGGTTTTCCGTCACCACGGGTAAGCGGTGAGTCGGGTTGGTTAAAACGTGCACTTCAAGACTATCGCGTTCTTTTGTTAGATCAGCGGGGCACAGGTAACAGCTCAGTGGTTAACCAAGAATCACTCGCGCATCTGTCTGCTGAAAAGCAGGCCGAATACCTTTCTCACTTTAGAGCCGATAATATCGTACGCGACGCAGAAGCGATTCGTGAACAGTTTGGTATCGAACAATGGGCCACGCTAGGGCAGAGCTTTGGTGGTTTCTGTACGTTGTCTTACTTGTCGTTATTTCCACAAAGCTTACTCCGCTGTTACGTGACAGGCGGTATTCCTTCGATTTATCGACATGCCGATGATGTTTATATGGCGACCTATAAGCGGGTAACGGACAAGAATAACGGGTTCTTTGCTCAGTTTCCGCAAGCCCAAGACATGTGCTGTGATATTGCCCAGTACTTACTTGAAAACCAAGTGACACTGCCGAATGGTCAACACTTTACCGTTGAACAGTTTCAGTTGATTGGTATTAATCTTGGGCGTGGTGGGGCAAATCTGCCGCTCTATTACATGCTAGAAGGTGCCTTCATTGAGGTGAACGGCGACAAACAATTAAACTACGGTTTTTTGAGTCAAATGCAGCAAGAGCAGAGCTACCTCACCAACCCTATCTACGCTATTTTGCATGAATCTATCTACTGCCAAGGTTTTGCATCAAACTGGTCAGCGCATCGCGTTCGTGAACATTACTCTCAGTTTAACTATCGAATAGGGGATAGGTTCTGGTTCACGGGGGAAATGGTATACCCATGGATGTTCCGTCAGCTAAAGACATTAGAATCGCTGCGTGAAGCAGCAAATAGGTTAGCAGAGAAAGATGATTGGGGAGATCTGTATAACGCTGAGACGCTGAGTAAAAACAGAGTACCTGTCGCTTGTGCTGCCTATGCCGATGACATGTACGTTGAGCTTGATTACACCCGCGAGACATTGGAGAATATTCCGATGTCTAAGGTATGGATTACCAATGAATATGAACACAATGGTCTCGGTGTCGATGGTGAAAAGATCTTGGACCGTTTAATCACAATGGCGAATGCGTTAGACAACCTACCTAAATAG
- a CDS encoding NAD(P)/FAD-dependent oxidoreductase: MIRLNQVKLPLDHSENALQDYVLETLSISEQQLVDIHVFKRGYDARKKNQITLIYTLDITLKEVDEAQLLTRFEQNQNVRVSPDTEYKYVASAPADLTERPIVIGMGPCGLFVALILAQMGFKPIVLERGKSVHERAKDTFRFWRTSELNTESNVQFGEGGAGTFSDGKLYSQVKDPGFLGLKVKNEFVLAGAPEEIIYVSKPHIGTYKLVTMVEKMRTNIIELGGDIRFETRVEEINIEGTGDDQHVTGVTLNGGEVINSKHIVAAIGHSARDTFQMLHDKGVHMEAQSFSIGFRIEHKQAMIDQARFGKNAGHPILGAADYKLVHHCKNGRSVYSFCMCPGGVVVAATSEEHAVVTNGMSQYSRSERNANSAIVVGISPEDFNNDPLQGVALQRKLERNAYVMGGSNYDAPAQMVGDFLAAGQGLPFEAIEPSYKPNVKMTDLSDALPDFAIDAIREALPAFAKKIRGFDSKDAMLTGVETRTSSPVQIKRGVDFQSINTQGLYPGGEGAGYAGGILSAGIDGIKIAEAVALDMLKHRQA; the protein is encoded by the coding sequence ATGATACGTCTCAACCAAGTAAAATTACCGCTAGATCACAGTGAAAATGCGTTACAAGATTATGTTTTAGAGACGCTGTCTATATCTGAGCAACAGTTGGTTGATATCCATGTATTTAAACGTGGTTATGACGCACGAAAAAAGAATCAAATCACCCTAATTTATACCTTAGATATAACGTTAAAAGAGGTGGACGAAGCACAGCTATTAACAAGGTTTGAGCAAAATCAAAACGTGCGAGTCTCTCCTGATACCGAATACAAATATGTTGCTAGCGCACCCGCTGATTTAACTGAACGTCCTATCGTGATCGGAATGGGCCCATGTGGTTTATTTGTGGCGTTAATCTTGGCTCAAATGGGCTTTAAACCCATTGTATTGGAGCGCGGTAAATCCGTACACGAACGTGCGAAAGACACCTTCCGTTTTTGGCGTACTAGCGAGTTGAATACGGAATCTAATGTTCAATTTGGTGAAGGTGGCGCGGGTACATTTTCTGACGGTAAACTATATAGCCAAGTAAAAGATCCCGGCTTTCTTGGCCTAAAAGTTAAAAACGAATTTGTGCTTGCTGGTGCACCAGAAGAAATCATTTACGTAAGCAAACCGCATATTGGTACCTACAAATTGGTGACCATGGTCGAGAAAATGCGCACCAACATCATTGAACTCGGTGGTGATATTCGCTTTGAAACACGCGTAGAAGAGATAAACATTGAAGGCACTGGTGACGATCAGCATGTTACGGGCGTGACGTTAAACGGCGGCGAAGTGATCAACAGTAAACATATTGTTGCGGCTATCGGCCATAGTGCCCGTGATACATTCCAGATGCTGCATGATAAAGGTGTGCATATGGAAGCGCAGTCTTTCTCGATCGGGTTTCGTATTGAACACAAACAAGCGATGATTGACCAAGCTCGATTTGGCAAAAATGCTGGGCATCCAATTCTGGGGGCCGCAGATTACAAACTTGTGCATCATTGTAAAAATGGTCGTTCGGTATATAGCTTCTGTATGTGTCCCGGTGGCGTTGTGGTCGCTGCGACGTCGGAAGAGCATGCCGTTGTCACGAATGGTATGAGTCAATACTCTCGTAGCGAACGCAATGCAAATAGTGCGATTGTGGTGGGTATTTCTCCTGAGGACTTTAACAACGATCCTCTACAGGGTGTGGCATTGCAACGTAAGCTTGAACGTAACGCCTATGTGATGGGCGGAAGTAACTACGACGCACCAGCACAAATGGTGGGTGATTTCTTAGCGGCTGGTCAGGGCCTGCCTTTTGAAGCGATTGAACCATCCTATAAGCCGAACGTAAAGATGACGGATCTAAGCGATGCGTTACCAGACTTTGCCATTGACGCGATTCGCGAGGCTCTACCGGCATTTGCTAAGAAAATTCGCGGATTTGATAGTAAAGACGCAATGCTAACAGGTGTTGAAACGCGTACTTCATCACCGGTACAAATTAAGCGGGGCGTTGATTTCCAAAGCATTAATACTCAAGGTTTGTATCCAGGTGGTGAAGGCGCTGGCTACGCTGGTGGCATCTTATCTGCCGGTATTGATGGTATCAAAATCGCAGAAGCAGTTGCGCTGGATATGCTTAAGCACCGTCAAGCATAA
- a CDS encoding L-fuculose-phosphate aldolase yields MLLEKERIDIVETCKKLVNHNLTVGTGGNVSIYNREQNLIAVSPSGVDYFAAKPEDVVIMDMDGNCIDSIRKPSSEWGMHKIFYDRREDINAVVHTHSTYCTAIATLRQSLPASNYLVAFSGYDVRCAQYQTFGTQELAESAFEAMQDRRAVLLANHGLLTGSGTLDAAFQIAEEIEHCAKIHCIASSFGTPMILDRNEMTLMQEKFKTYGQPPKK; encoded by the coding sequence ATGCTACTTGAAAAAGAGAGAATCGACATTGTCGAAACGTGCAAAAAGCTCGTAAACCATAATCTTACCGTTGGTACCGGCGGCAATGTTTCGATATATAACAGAGAGCAGAATTTAATCGCAGTCAGCCCAAGTGGTGTCGATTACTTTGCAGCCAAACCGGAAGATGTCGTTATCATGGACATGGATGGAAACTGTATTGATTCGATTCGCAAGCCATCAAGCGAATGGGGTATGCATAAAATATTCTATGATCGCCGAGAAGATATCAATGCCGTGGTTCACACTCACTCCACTTACTGTACTGCCATTGCAACCTTGAGACAGTCTCTGCCCGCTTCAAATTATCTGGTCGCCTTTTCAGGCTATGATGTTCGTTGCGCGCAATATCAAACTTTTGGTACTCAAGAACTGGCGGAGTCTGCTTTTGAAGCGATGCAAGATCGTCGAGCAGTCTTGTTGGCCAATCACGGATTACTTACCGGATCTGGAACCCTAGACGCCGCATTCCAAATTGCTGAAGAGATTGAGCACTGCGCCAAGATTCATTGTATTGCCTCAAGCTTTGGTACCCCTATGATCCTAGATCGAAATGAGATGACACTGATGCAGGAAAAATTTAAAACATATGGTCAACCGCCTAAAAAATAG
- the mtnA gene encoding S-methyl-5-thioribose-1-phosphate isomerase: MKIDGKHYRSIWQATDNKNIHIFNQEKLPYEFEILTLSTMEQAAEAIISMKVRGAPLIGCVGAYGMAFAMSVDSSDKAIESAYQTLVKTRPTAINLQWALDRICQRLRQTPPQDRVQVAYEESAIICDEDAEINHSIGLHGLEIIRELAANKAPGEAVNILTHCNAGWLATVDWGTALAPMYLAHDEGINIHVWVDETRPRNQGALTSFELGGHGVPHTLIADNAGGHLMQHGEVDMVIVGTDRVTARGDVCNKIGTYLKALAAQANNVPFYVALPSPTIDPSVWDGVKEIPIEQRNGKEQSHVQGIDANGQRSFVNTAPTGTECGNYAFDVTPAEMVTGLITEKGVCKANNDALKAMFADIMDK; the protein is encoded by the coding sequence ATGAAAATTGACGGCAAACATTATCGATCTATTTGGCAAGCAACGGATAACAAAAACATCCATATATTTAATCAAGAAAAATTACCTTATGAGTTTGAAATTCTAACGCTTTCCACCATGGAGCAAGCCGCAGAGGCCATTATTTCGATGAAAGTACGTGGCGCACCTTTGATCGGTTGTGTGGGAGCGTACGGAATGGCCTTTGCCATGTCTGTCGATAGCAGCGATAAAGCAATAGAATCCGCCTATCAAACCTTGGTAAAAACTCGCCCGACCGCGATTAATCTACAATGGGCACTGGACCGTATCTGCCAGCGTTTACGACAAACGCCCCCACAAGATCGTGTACAAGTGGCCTATGAAGAATCCGCTATCATCTGTGATGAGGACGCGGAAATAAACCACAGTATTGGCTTGCATGGTTTAGAGATCATCCGCGAGCTCGCCGCAAATAAAGCCCCCGGAGAAGCCGTTAACATCCTGACCCATTGCAACGCTGGTTGGCTCGCAACCGTCGATTGGGGTACGGCATTAGCACCAATGTACTTGGCGCATGATGAAGGTATTAATATCCATGTGTGGGTTGACGAAACTCGCCCAAGAAACCAAGGAGCGTTGACCTCTTTTGAATTGGGTGGTCACGGTGTCCCACATACCTTAATTGCCGACAATGCCGGTGGGCATCTAATGCAGCATGGTGAAGTGGATATGGTCATTGTGGGTACTGACCGAGTGACGGCTCGCGGTGATGTGTGCAATAAGATTGGTACCTATCTAAAAGCACTCGCTGCACAAGCCAATAATGTGCCTTTCTATGTGGCACTGCCATCGCCAACTATCGATCCTAGCGTATGGGACGGAGTAAAAGAAATCCCGATTGAGCAGCGCAATGGTAAAGAACAATCTCATGTGCAAGGTATTGACGCAAATGGGCAGCGCAGCTTTGTCAATACCGCACCAACAGGTACAGAATGTGGCAACTATGCATTCGATGTAACACCGGCAGAAATGGTTACCGGTTTGATTACTGAAAAGGGCGTATGCAAAGCCAATAACGACGCTTTAAAGGCTATGTTTGCAGATATCATGGACAAATAA
- the deoD gene encoding purine-nucleoside phosphorylase — translation MALAIKANPNDFAETVIMPGDPLRAKYIAETYLTDAVEVNKVRNMLGYTGMYKGKRLSVMSHGMGIPSISMYAYELIKDFGVKNLIRIGSCGSVRDDIQLMDIVIAMGASTDSKANRERFKGHDFAAIADYHLLETAVNTARKQDLNVKVGNLFTCDLFYGPNPDIFEVLETYGIIGVEMEVAGLYAVASELGANALGILTTTDHIKNGGMLTIEERELSLHQMIELALDTAIEL, via the coding sequence ATGGCGCTAGCAATAAAAGCCAACCCTAATGATTTTGCAGAAACAGTCATCATGCCTGGCGACCCTCTACGAGCGAAGTACATTGCAGAAACCTACCTAACAGATGCTGTTGAGGTAAACAAAGTACGCAATATGTTGGGTTATACCGGCATGTATAAAGGGAAACGTTTATCCGTAATGTCTCATGGCATGGGCATCCCTTCAATTTCTATGTATGCCTATGAATTAATAAAAGATTTTGGTGTTAAGAACCTAATCCGTATCGGCTCTTGTGGCTCAGTCAGAGATGACATCCAATTAATGGATATTGTCATTGCGATGGGTGCAAGCACAGACTCTAAAGCTAACCGTGAACGATTCAAAGGGCACGACTTTGCCGCAATCGCTGACTATCACTTACTAGAAACCGCCGTAAATACAGCACGTAAACAAGATCTAAACGTCAAAGTGGGTAACTTATTCACTTGTGATCTTTTCTACGGTCCAAATCCAGATATTTTCGAAGTGCTCGAAACATACGGCATCATCGGTGTCGAGATGGAAGTGGCAGGACTCTATGCCGTCGCTTCAGAACTCGGTGCCAACGCATTAGGCATATTGACCACAACCGATCACATTAAAAATGGTGGCATGCTCACAATTGAAGAACGTGAACTGTCGCTTCATCAAATGATTGAACTGGCACTCGACACGGCAATCGAGCTTTAA